CTGCCATTGCTGCCCTTCTTGGTGACGTTTAGATTTTTGGCCTGTTGGGTGCGGAATAGGGAACTCGCTGGGGGATCGTTCATGCAAGAAGATCTCGCGCGATCATCCACCGGTGGATTTCCGCGGTGCCGTGCCCGATGCGCCACACCCGGACCTGCCGGTAGAAGCTCTGGATCGGGAGTTCCTTGCTGTAACCCAGGCCGCCGAGGATCTGCAGGCAGCGGTCGGTGACGCGTTGGGCCATCTCGGTGGCGCAGAGCTTTGCCTTGAATGCCTCGGTTTTGACCGGGCGGCCTTCGTCGGCCAGCCAGGCGGCGCGGTACACGAGCCATCGTGCGGCTTCCAGCTCTGTCGCCGAATCGGCCAGCATCCACTGCACTGCCTGCCGGCTTGCCAGGGGCTTGCCCCAGGTGACCCGCTGCTTCGCCCATTCCACGGCGATGTCGAGGCACCGTTCGGCGATGCCGAGCTGGTATGCGGCGATTTTGAGGCGGCCGTGGGTGAGCTGGTCATTGGCCAATGCCCAGCCTCCGCCGACGTCGCCCAGACGGTTGGCGTCCGGGACGACGCAGTGGTCGAAGGCCAGCTCGAACGGCTCCCAGTCGTCGCCCATTGTCGGGATCGGGCGGGACAGGGTGAATCCGGGAGTGTCGATGTCGACCAGGAAGCACGTTACCCCCCGAGCACCCAGCGTGCGGTCGGTGGTGGCGAAGAGGATCACGAAGTCGGCCCGTTCGGCGTGCGAGATGAACGTCTTCGTCCCGTTGATGATCCAGTCGTCGCCCTTGCGGGCCGCGGTCGTGCGCATTGCTGCCACGTCGGATCCGCCGCTGGGTTCGGTGAAGGCGTAGCAGCAGCGCTTGTCTTCTTTGACGATCGGGTGGAGGTAGCGTTCCTTCTGGTCATCGGTTCCGTGGTAGAGCACCGGCTCGGGGCTGCCGCCGAACTCGAACATGGCGGGGTGCTTGAACAACTCCTCGGCAACCAGGCAGGTGCCGAGAGTGCTCAGGCCTTGGCCGCCGTAATCGACGGGTACGTCGAGGGCCCAGAAACCTTGCCGGCGGGCCCGGTTCTCGAGCTCCGCCCGTTGGTCGGTGCTGAATCGGCCGTCGCGCAGGAAGTCCGGCTCGAGCGGCATCAGCTCGCGCTCGCGGAACTGCCGCACGCCGTCGACGAACAGCGCGAGTTCGCTGGGGATTTCGAAATCCACGCGGTTACCTCCCGTTGTCGCGGACGGTCACGGCATCCGCCAGTTTTTGCGGGACGCCGGCATGACGCTGTCGCCCTCGTTCTCGTGCGCCAGGTACACCGAGACGAGGTTGACGGTGGCCGGAGCGAGCAGCCGTTCCTTCATCCGCTCGGCATTCATGGTCGTCAGCCGCTCATGGGTGACGGTCGTGCCGCCCCATTGCTGTTTCCAGCCGCCCTCCACCTGGGTGAGCAGCGACATCTGCGCGTCGGCAGTTGTCGCGTGCTGGAGTTCGCGGTAGGAGCGGATGATCGAGAACCCGCCGTTGAGCAGTGTGAAGATGGTGACGTTGCCGTCGACTCGGCCGGACTCGTACCGCAGTTGCTGGGCAAGACTCGGGAGGAAGGACGGCACCAATGCGGCGGCCCCGTCGCCGATGAACGCGAGGATGTTTCCCTGTTCGCTGAGTGCCAATGCCGGGATGCCGAGCAAGGCATCGCCCATGAGCGCGCGGCCGTACCAGCCGGACAGCCCTTCGCCCGTTCTCGAGAGGTTGCGCACCGCGGAGACGCCGCCGCGGCCGACGTCATAGAACCCGGTGTAGCGATATCCGTTGTGCTGGATCAGGTTTTCGAGCACCCCGTTGAGCTGGGTGAAGAAGTACTCGTGCGTCATCGGCATGGTGGGGACGTCGCGCAACGGGTCCGGAGGAGCGGAGAGCGCCGCGGCTATCGCCTCTCGCCGGAACCGGACGACCTCCGCGTCGGGAGCTACGCGCCGGCTCAACCGGACGAGAAAGGAGTGCAGGTCCTCGACGACCGGCAGGTCGGTGAACGGCGCGATGTGCCGCGGCGTGTCGGTGACCTGGACGACCCGTAACCGGGTGAAGAGCGCCTTCTCGCTGAACGGCGTCGCCAGGTCGGGGATCCGACTCTTCAGGAAGAAGATCGCGTGCTCGTCGTAGCCCAGGGACTTGCCGGACGGGTGCAAAAGCCGCCACACTGCCGGCGAAGATCCGTAGAGGCTCAGCGTGCCGAGGTACTCCTTCACTGCTTTGCCGCGATGGAAACGGGCGACGGTGCCCGGACGGCCGAGAGAATCGGTGAGCGCGATTCCGGCGAGGCGCGCCAGGCGATGGACAAGTTCGCGTTCGGGCTCGGCGAGATGCCCGCATTGCCAGACCAGCACACTCTGCTCGGTGTTGACGATGCGCGCGATGGCATCAACGGTATCTTCGCAGACCTGGGGGCGAGCGACGCCGGACGTCGGCTTCGGCAGCTCCACTCCGCCGGCGTGGGCAAGAACGGTTGGCGAGGCCAGCAGCACCACCGGGCCGCTTCGCTGGTGGTAAGCACGAAACGCGGCCTGCAGGTCTTGCGAGATCCGGGCGGGATCTGTCAGGTGGATGCACGGAACTCGCCGGGCGGCGAACACCGCGCGGGCGTCCTCGTGGTCGTGGACGGTTCCCTGGAAGGGCTGCCATTGCCCAGGTTCGGTTTCGCCGATCACGATGAAGCCGCGGGCTTGTGAGTCGCGCAGGTTCGCGAGCGTGCCGCGAAGTTCGTCCACCATGCCCGCCGTCATGACCATCAGGAAAGGGGCTTCCCGCAGCTGCCAGCGTGCGAGCGCGCCGCAGGCGAGACTGTGTTCGCTAGGGCCCCGCAGCACTGGATTGCCTGCGCGACGGGCAATCGTCGTCGCATCCTGGATCACCTTGGACACGATCGAGCCGGTGAAGAAGTGCAGTCCCCATTTCTCGCCGGACTCGTCGGTGAGGAAGTCGGTCAAGGCTGTTGCGAGAGTCGCCGGGACTTCCGTCTGCGGCAGGACTGCGCGTGCGTTGGCGTGCCGCAGCTGTACCAGGTCGGCGAATGCACGGATCGCATCGACTGCGAGCACCCATGCTTCGTCGGGGGTCTTGCGTGCGGTGCAGCCGGCGTGCGAATACACGGCGCTTTCGTCGTGGTCGTCGTAGACGAGCACAGAGTACGGCGAAAGTCCCAGCCCGGTCTTCTGCTGCAGACGGTCGAGCGAGTGCAGCGCCGCTTCGAGCCGGGCGTTGACGTCGTCGCCGGGTGCTGCCGTCCGTGCGTCGATGAGGAAGAGCACGGTGTCCGCGTCCGTCCAAGGCTTCGGTCCGTCGTCTGTGCTTTCGCGAGCGGTCAGACGCCGGCCGAGTTCCCCGGTCAGCTCGTCGATCCGCGGGGCAAGGACAAGCTCGATTTCAGCTGCCGGCACTGCCTCGTCGAGGAACGCGTTGGCACGAGCCGCCAGTGTCGCGAAGGTGTCCGGCCACGAATGTTCTGCCGCGCTGACGACGGCGGCCTGTTTGGTCACGCGCCGGTCTCCGCTGCCGAGGTGGGCGAGCGCGACGGTGACCGTCCTGCGGAAGCCTTCACTCTCACTCGCCGCGGCCACGAAGAGGCGTGGGGTGTTGGTGGCCATTGCCGTGGGGTCCTCCCCTCAGGTCGGCGTGGCTGGTGCCGAGATCGCGCTGCCGGACGAGCGCGAGTTCGATCTCCCGCGGAGTGACGTCGTTGACGAACACGACGTCGCCGATACCTCGCGGCAGGGGGAGGCGTTGCTTGCCGTCGCGGTGCCGGACCGTTTCGCGCAGTGCGTTCGTCAGCAAGTCCGGCTCGAGTACCGGATCCCAGGTGGGCAGCTGGAGCTTGCGCATGACCGAGAAGATGCGGTCGCGCTGTTCGGTGCTCAACAGGTCGCGGTCCCAGGCGATCAGCGTTGTCATCGCCATGTCGATGCAGACCGCTTCGCCGTGCAGAAGTTCCGGCAGCGCGCGCATTTCGACGGTGGGGCTGAATGTGTGTCCGTAGTCGACTGCGCGTTCCAGCTTCGCTTCCCACAGATTGGGCTGCAGTTCGTCCAGCATCCCGTGGATCGCGCGGGTGAGCACCTCGACGCCTTCACCGCTGTCGTCCTGGAATTTCCCGGCCAGCAAACGGGAACCGGATCGCTCGAGCAGCGCGAACAACCGCGCGTCCTTGATCAGCGCCATCTTGAGGATCTCGGCGAGGCCGTTGCTGATGT
The nucleotide sequence above comes from Amycolatopsis sp. AA4. Encoded proteins:
- a CDS encoding acyl-CoA dehydrogenase family protein, producing the protein MDFEIPSELALFVDGVRQFRERELMPLEPDFLRDGRFSTDQRAELENRARRQGFWALDVPVDYGGQGLSTLGTCLVAEELFKHPAMFEFGGSPEPVLYHGTDDQKERYLHPIVKEDKRCCYAFTEPSGGSDVAAMRTTAARKGDDWIINGTKTFISHAERADFVILFATTDRTLGARGVTCFLVDIDTPGFTLSRPIPTMGDDWEPFELAFDHCVVPDANRLGDVGGGWALANDQLTHGRLKIAAYQLGIAERCLDIAVEWAKQRVTWGKPLASRQAVQWMLADSATELEAARWLVYRAAWLADEGRPVKTEAFKAKLCATEMAQRVTDRCLQILGGLGYSKELPIQSFYRQVRVWRIGHGTAEIHRWMIARDLLA
- a CDS encoding sedoheptulose 7-phosphate cyclase, whose translation is MTYASAVHDGPRAPGLYTYSPRVSSWTVRADKPVSYEIRFRPDVLAPDHPDLASAGGTVAGARRRIVVIDENVDLRYGDRVRKYFKHHEIDATITAIPADETVKNCDTATQVIRDIDRFGIARRTEPIIAIGGGVLMDVVGMVSSLYRRGTPFIRVPTTLIGLVDAGVGVKTGVNFDGHKNRLGTYHPADLTLLDTSFLATLDHRHISNGLAEILKMALIKDARLFALLERSGSRLLAGKFQDDSGEGVEVLTRAIHGMLDELQPNLWEAKLERAVDYGHTFSPTVEMRALPELLHGEAVCIDMAMTTLIAWDRDLLSTEQRDRIFSVMRKLQLPTWDPVLEPDLLTNALRETVRHRDGKQRLPLPRGIGDVVFVNDVTPREIELALVRQRDLGTSHADLRGGPHGNGHQHPTPLRGRGE